In Horticoccus luteus, the following proteins share a genomic window:
- a CDS encoding cobalamin-independent methionine synthase II family protein codes for MAKIPSKPRILTTTVGSYPVPDWLAALPSEQAVIDATRVVFDIQRQAGIDLPTDGELYRFDVNHPDTNGMIEYFIRPMAGVSSVVGRSVTEEFARHDPMGFRRKPAGVITGKLGEGSLNLLADCQRAAAVAGGAFKFTVTSPYMLARTLLDHHYGSFDKVVLALGEVLAAQMPALPAECVQVDEANIPGNPDDAPVAAAAMNLVLDQIEGERAVHFCFGNYGGQTIQKGNWQKLVHFLNSLHTDHLVLELAHRPASDLNALKEIDKEIALGVGVVDIKVNHIETPDEVAARIEAVEKKVGEGRVRWVHPDCGFWMLKRSIADRKMEALVLGRDKYLGL; via the coding sequence ATGGCTAAAATTCCGTCCAAGCCCCGCATTCTCACCACCACCGTTGGCTCTTATCCGGTGCCGGACTGGCTCGCCGCCCTCCCCAGCGAACAGGCCGTGATCGATGCCACGCGCGTCGTGTTCGATATCCAACGCCAGGCCGGCATCGACCTCCCCACCGACGGCGAACTCTACCGCTTCGACGTCAACCACCCCGATACCAACGGCATGATCGAATACTTCATCCGACCGATGGCCGGGGTTTCGTCCGTCGTCGGCCGCTCGGTCACCGAGGAATTTGCCCGCCATGACCCGATGGGCTTCCGCCGCAAACCCGCCGGCGTCATCACCGGCAAACTCGGCGAAGGCTCCCTCAATCTCCTCGCCGACTGCCAGCGCGCCGCTGCGGTCGCCGGCGGCGCCTTCAAGTTCACCGTCACGAGCCCCTACATGCTCGCGCGCACGCTCCTCGATCACCACTACGGCAGCTTCGACAAGGTCGTCCTCGCGCTGGGCGAAGTCCTCGCCGCGCAAATGCCCGCGCTCCCCGCCGAATGCGTGCAGGTTGATGAAGCCAACATCCCCGGCAATCCCGACGATGCGCCCGTCGCCGCCGCCGCGATGAATCTCGTCCTCGACCAGATCGAAGGCGAACGCGCGGTCCACTTCTGCTTCGGCAACTACGGCGGCCAGACCATCCAGAAGGGCAACTGGCAAAAACTCGTTCACTTCCTCAACTCGCTGCACACCGATCACCTCGTTCTGGAACTCGCGCATCGCCCCGCGAGCGACCTCAACGCCCTCAAGGAAATCGACAAGGAAATCGCCCTCGGCGTCGGCGTCGTCGATATCAAGGTCAACCACATCGAAACGCCCGACGAAGTCGCCGCGCGCATCGAGGCCGTGGAGAAAAAAGTCGGCGAAGGGCGCGTGCGCTGGGTCCACCCTGACTGCGGTTTCTGGATGCTTAAACGCTCCATCGCCGACCGCAAAATGGAAGCCCTCGTCCTCGGCCGCGACAAATACCTCGGCTTGTAA
- a CDS encoding Gfo/Idh/MocA family protein — MLNLAIIGCGVIAQYHLRALAKLTTARAAAVCDLRSDVAQKTAADFNVPRWTTSADELLADPSIDAVILALPTCARTPLAIEAFRRGKHVLTEKPVAMNAADVRAMLAAQGDRVGACCSSRYRSFESTRVARDFIRTGALGALRTISCRAVNPAGKPPTGIPPVWRLRRDLNGGGLFVNWGCYDLDYLLGLLDFKLTPRHVLARTWQVGAPFAAYAAPGSDGETHVNALITFAEGCVLDYERAESSTLPPDNHWQIAGELGTLTLQMIRHPDAKILFTEADATNGTRTRVIWEGDESKAGAEHDGPVIDFVDAILEKRAPRTSLQDALLFARLADGIYASADRNEPVAFD; from the coding sequence ATGCTAAATCTCGCCATCATCGGTTGCGGCGTCATCGCCCAGTATCATCTTCGCGCGCTCGCGAAACTCACCACGGCCCGCGCCGCCGCCGTTTGCGATCTGCGCAGTGACGTCGCCCAAAAAACCGCCGCCGACTTCAATGTCCCGCGCTGGACGACGAGCGCGGACGAGCTCCTCGCCGATCCGTCGATCGACGCCGTCATTCTCGCGCTGCCCACCTGCGCGCGCACGCCCCTCGCCATCGAGGCCTTCCGCCGCGGCAAACACGTCCTCACGGAGAAACCCGTCGCGATGAACGCCGCCGATGTCCGTGCGATGCTCGCCGCGCAAGGCGACCGCGTCGGCGCGTGCTGCTCCTCGCGTTACCGTTCCTTCGAATCCACTCGTGTCGCCCGCGACTTTATTCGCACCGGCGCGCTCGGCGCCCTGCGCACCATCTCATGCCGCGCCGTCAACCCCGCCGGCAAGCCGCCCACAGGCATCCCGCCCGTCTGGCGCCTCCGCCGCGACCTCAACGGCGGCGGCCTCTTCGTCAACTGGGGCTGCTACGATCTCGATTACCTTCTCGGTCTGCTCGACTTCAAACTCACGCCGCGCCACGTCCTCGCGCGCACGTGGCAGGTGGGCGCGCCCTTCGCCGCCTACGCCGCCCCTGGCTCCGATGGCGAAACACACGTCAACGCCCTCATCACCTTCGCGGAAGGCTGCGTGCTCGACTACGAACGCGCCGAATCCTCCACCCTGCCACCCGACAACCACTGGCAGATCGCCGGCGAACTCGGCACCCTCACCTTGCAGATGATCCGCCATCCCGACGCGAAAATCCTCTTCACGGAGGCCGATGCCACCAACGGCACGCGCACCCGCGTCATCTGGGAAGGCGACGAATCGAAAGCCGGCGCCGAGCACGACGGCCCTGTCATCGATTTTGTCGACGCGATCCTCGAAAAACGCGCGCCCCGCACCTCCTTGCAAGACGCCCTCCTTTTCGCCCGCCTCGCCGACGGCATCTACGCCTCCGCCGACCGCAACGAACCCGTCGCCTTCGACTAA
- a CDS encoding neutral/alkaline non-lysosomal ceramidase N-terminal domain-containing protein produces MKAGFASSDITPRLGVQLAGYGPYRNRAAAKITSPLRARAMAVTQGKRRALVLSLELVGVHRELAEKIRAAAAARTGLKADEVFLAVTHTHSGPATGGTFGWGEADGIYVETLPSRAAEAAAKAWAAREEVEWRYAEAPCEGIAMNRETDKGGWMFDPIEVRLDPTFRPARPQDTDPTVRVLAAYAGGKLRGLLHHFGCHAVVGSEQTFDVHGDFVGLASVQLEQKHAGATAIFLAGAIGDINPPVCHRGPAETRRGLSVLSKKYAAAVEAGLRDAQPMAAEELGVAREDVFFGRKLWKRSAVEARIAEFEQIFAAPGVTDATQIGKPPLHTNGLYMSRLQGLRSLLADYVGKKPPKKKVNVQGLRIGPVALLGCGLEIFHALQAPIMAGSPHAHTWVVSLVGGIGYAPDEPASKRSGYTDEFVPIMVGELPFKQVHADLPRALVKMARALA; encoded by the coding sequence ATGAAAGCGGGCTTCGCCAGCAGCGACATCACGCCGCGGCTCGGCGTGCAGCTCGCGGGTTACGGCCCGTATCGGAATCGCGCGGCGGCGAAAATCACGTCGCCGTTGCGGGCGCGCGCGATGGCCGTGACGCAGGGCAAGCGCCGTGCGCTCGTGTTGAGTCTGGAGTTGGTGGGCGTGCATCGCGAGCTGGCGGAGAAAATCCGCGCAGCGGCGGCGGCGCGCACGGGACTCAAGGCGGACGAGGTTTTCCTCGCCGTGACGCACACGCACAGCGGACCGGCGACGGGCGGGACGTTTGGCTGGGGCGAGGCGGATGGGATTTATGTCGAGACGCTGCCCTCGCGCGCGGCGGAGGCGGCGGCCAAGGCGTGGGCGGCGCGCGAGGAAGTGGAATGGCGTTACGCCGAGGCGCCGTGCGAGGGCATCGCGATGAACCGCGAGACGGACAAAGGCGGGTGGATGTTTGACCCGATTGAGGTGCGCCTCGACCCGACGTTTCGCCCGGCGCGGCCGCAGGATACGGACCCGACGGTGCGCGTGCTGGCGGCGTATGCGGGCGGAAAGTTGCGCGGGCTATTGCACCATTTCGGCTGCCACGCGGTGGTGGGCAGCGAGCAGACGTTCGATGTGCATGGAGATTTTGTGGGGCTGGCGTCGGTGCAGCTCGAGCAGAAGCACGCGGGCGCAACGGCGATTTTTCTGGCGGGCGCGATCGGCGACATCAACCCGCCGGTGTGTCACCGCGGGCCGGCGGAGACGCGGCGCGGGTTGAGCGTGCTGTCGAAGAAATACGCGGCGGCGGTGGAGGCGGGTTTGCGCGACGCGCAGCCGATGGCGGCGGAGGAGTTGGGCGTGGCGCGCGAGGATGTTTTCTTCGGGCGGAAGCTGTGGAAGCGAAGCGCGGTCGAGGCGCGGATCGCGGAGTTCGAGCAGATTTTCGCGGCGCCGGGCGTGACGGATGCGACGCAGATCGGCAAACCGCCGCTGCACACGAACGGGCTGTATATGTCGCGGTTGCAGGGGTTGCGTTCGCTGCTGGCGGACTACGTTGGAAAAAAGCCGCCGAAGAAAAAGGTGAACGTGCAGGGGTTGCGCATCGGGCCGGTGGCGCTGCTGGGCTGCGGGCTGGAGATTTTCCATGCGTTGCAGGCACCGATCATGGCGGGGAGTCCGCATGCGCATACGTGGGTGGTGAGCCTGGTGGGCGGAATCGGCTACGCGCCGGACGAGCCGGCGTCGAAGCGGTCGGGCTACACGGATGAATTTGTGCCGATCATGGTAGGCGAGCTGCCGTTCAAGCAGGTGCACGCGGATCTGCCGCGGGCGCTGGTGAAGATGGCGCGCGCGTTGGCGTAG
- a CDS encoding DegT/DnrJ/EryC1/StrS family aminotransferase has protein sequence MSSTLAPAASKLALLGGTPVGKITYPKFPTFTDRAIERTAEMLRAGKLFGLGKKHVPEIGEAEAVISRYHGNRHVMATSSGHAALQSALAGLEICCGDEVITTPYTWGASISCILHQTAIPIFVDVERETGLIDPAQIEAAITPRTKAILAVHIFGQPANLKRLRAIADKHKLMLIEDGSQAHGAEIDGIRVGTVGDAAGFSCMGGKVLATTEAGYMVTPHESVYWKGAMIGQHMGRFSDGGMPAELAPYRDSLVYTYRVEPFNAVLLTEQFGKLDAELAERRRHANLLRGHLAGAQFLKLPNYAAGVKPSYHLLSFTFDSEAAGISRDTFAAAVKAEGLNMVGYVPSPISDWPRLHWQDYRGPRVSWLASLEAAKVDYRNLPLPNARWRVDHALETGFDMVAPNEPMVARMAEIILKVEANIDALRDHERVAGPAAPAVRG, from the coding sequence CCCTCTTGGGCGGCACCCCGGTCGGAAAAATCACTTATCCGAAATTTCCGACGTTCACGGATCGCGCGATCGAGCGCACCGCCGAGATGTTGCGGGCCGGCAAGCTGTTCGGGCTCGGCAAAAAGCACGTGCCGGAGATCGGCGAGGCCGAGGCGGTTATTTCCCGCTATCATGGCAACCGCCACGTGATGGCCACGAGTTCGGGGCACGCGGCGCTGCAATCGGCGCTGGCGGGTTTGGAAATCTGCTGCGGCGACGAAGTGATCACGACGCCTTACACGTGGGGCGCGTCGATTTCCTGCATCCTGCACCAGACGGCGATTCCGATCTTCGTCGATGTGGAACGCGAAACGGGGCTCATCGATCCCGCGCAAATCGAGGCGGCCATCACGCCGCGCACGAAGGCGATTCTGGCGGTGCACATTTTTGGCCAGCCGGCGAATCTCAAGCGGCTGCGCGCCATCGCGGACAAGCACAAGCTCATGCTCATCGAGGATGGCAGTCAGGCGCATGGCGCCGAGATTGACGGCATCCGGGTCGGCACCGTGGGCGATGCGGCCGGGTTTTCTTGCATGGGCGGCAAGGTCCTCGCGACGACCGAGGCCGGTTATATGGTCACGCCGCACGAGTCGGTTTACTGGAAGGGCGCGATGATCGGGCAGCATATGGGCAGGTTTTCGGATGGCGGCATGCCGGCCGAGCTCGCGCCGTATCGCGACTCGCTGGTTTACACTTATCGCGTGGAGCCGTTCAACGCGGTGCTGCTCACGGAGCAGTTTGGGAAGCTCGATGCCGAACTCGCGGAGCGTCGCCGCCACGCTAATCTTTTGCGCGGTCACCTGGCCGGCGCGCAATTCCTGAAACTGCCGAACTACGCCGCGGGCGTGAAGCCGTCGTATCATTTGTTGTCGTTCACGTTTGATTCCGAAGCGGCGGGCATCAGTCGCGACACGTTTGCAGCGGCGGTGAAAGCCGAGGGGTTGAACATGGTCGGCTACGTGCCGTCGCCGATTTCCGACTGGCCGCGCTTGCACTGGCAGGATTACCGCGGGCCGCGCGTGTCGTGGCTGGCGTCGCTCGAAGCGGCCAAAGTGGATTACCGCAATCTGCCGCTGCCCAACGCGCGCTGGCGCGTGGATCATGCGTTGGAGACGGGTTTTGACATGGTGGCACCGAACGAGCCTATGGTGGCCCGCATGGCGGAGATCATTCTCAAGGTGGAGGCCAACATCGACGCGTTGCGCGATCACGAGCGCGTCGCCGGCCCGGCCGCGCCCGCGGTGCGCGGATGA